In a genomic window of Labrys wisconsinensis:
- a CDS encoding ATP-binding cassette domain-containing protein, which produces MTAAVLAPAPTAAAADAAFLRLAGVGKRFGGLLALDGIDLEIRRGEVLGLLGDNGAGKTTLVKVIAGVHQPSAGTIECCGEVVRIASPDRAHQLGIETVFQDLALIPNLPVADNFFIGRERTFDLVPRLIRILRNREMERDAAETLKRLDIHIPSLRVNVDSLSGGQRQAIAIARAIRWKASLVILDEPTAALSVPEQTKVLELTRQLAGQGVAVVYITHNMDDVLRVTDRIAVLHRGRKAAELRTAETDRNEIVHLIMSGRR; this is translated from the coding sequence ATGACCGCCGCGGTCCTGGCGCCGGCGCCTACCGCTGCGGCGGCCGATGCCGCCTTTTTGAGGCTCGCCGGCGTCGGCAAGCGCTTCGGCGGCCTGCTCGCCCTCGACGGCATCGACCTGGAGATCCGGCGCGGCGAGGTGCTCGGCCTGCTCGGCGACAACGGCGCCGGCAAGACCACGCTGGTCAAGGTCATCGCCGGCGTGCACCAGCCGAGCGCCGGCACGATCGAGTGCTGCGGCGAGGTGGTGCGGATCGCCTCGCCCGACCGCGCCCACCAGCTCGGCATCGAGACCGTGTTCCAGGACCTGGCTCTGATTCCGAACCTGCCGGTGGCCGACAATTTCTTCATCGGCCGCGAGCGCACCTTCGACCTCGTGCCGCGGCTCATCCGCATCCTGCGCAACCGCGAGATGGAGCGCGACGCCGCCGAGACGCTGAAGCGGCTCGACATCCACATCCCCTCGCTGCGCGTCAACGTCGACAGCCTGTCCGGCGGCCAGCGCCAGGCGATCGCCATCGCCCGCGCCATCCGCTGGAAGGCGAGCCTCGTCATCCTCGACGAGCCGACGGCGGCGCTCAGCGTCCCCGAGCAGACCAAGGTGCTGGAGCTGACGCGCCAGCTCGCCGGCCAGGGCGTGGCAGTGGTCTACATCACCCACAACATGGACGACGTCCTGCGCGTCACCGACCGCATCGCCGTGCTCCACCGCGGCCGCAAGGCCGCCGAATTGCGCACGGCGGAGACGGACCGCAACGAAATCGTCCACCTCATCATGTCGGGCCGGCGCTGA